The nucleotide window ATATATAAAGCACCACACCATCTGTGGCAGCAATTCAGGAAACCAACATATAGCAATGACTTAAAGTTAGGATTCTTCGTCAACACTCTTACAGAACACTCTGGATAAACAATCCTTATTATATATACTGCTTTCCATTCTTTATGGGAGCAGAAGTCAGTCTTTGGTTCCTAAAGAGTTGAGTAACTGTGACAAACAAAACAGTTTAGTATATCTTGGTCACTATATTTGCATTAACATAGAAAATAAATGACCTGGTCCTTTTCCTTTGTATTAACAAGggatgtaaaaaaatattaggaaagATAATAATGCTTAGCAGTGGGATACTTTTAGGTAGCATAACATTacaagcaaagagaaaataagataaGGAAAGAGGCTAGTTACTCATACATTTAACACCtattaaaaatagagaaatagaCAGGACCAATCCTTAGCGGGACTGTGCAACCTCAATCTCATTGACAGTCATTGACTTGAGGATCCTCAGTGCATCATAGAAGCACTCAGCACTCTACCAGAATAGGCCCTTAAATAGCTATATTGAATAATATATTACGAGTGGGATTTTTAAAAGCCCTTGAGATTGGCCTGCTTTCTGTTCTGCTTATGTCATCACCATCCTCATCAGCAGAACAGTGTGACCAACACCGTGCTTCTGAGAATCCCACACTGCAAACATTTGAACTATCAGAATTATGTTTTATTACTCTCTTAAAAATCTAACTTTAATATTCTTCCAATGAAGACACATTTTTGGCTCTTCTGATTTTGGAGGAATAAAAGTGCTGTTTactagaatttaaaaaaaaacaaccaaacaaaaaaaagagcaatACCAAAATACTGTATGCACCCAGACACATTGTTTTAGGCATTAAAATCCCTGACATTGACACTAGTGGCACACTTGGAAACAGTTAAGAGTTCCTGTAGATCATAATATGCAACAACTGCAAGATTTTCTGTAATACACATGCAATATGCATATAAATACGATTCAGATGGCAGGCAGGGTATCATACAATTTTGCTggcaataaataaaatcaaaagctttttttctagCAGGTTCATAtaagaatttgatttttctaaatAGATATGCAGAAGGCCTAGAGCTCAAAACTAGTATAACAGTTTACAGTCATAGCTGGCCAACAATTAATATTTCCTTCATTTCACATAAGGTATAACCTTTTTATAAGCATACTTACATTTTACACTTGTTCTTTCATGCTAATAAAAACATTCCTATAGAATTCAAACAAGAACACACTCAAATACATACTGAAGCATAAAATATTGAACAACTGAAAAGCAATGTACACACATTGATTTACATCACATATttacaaaacacattttaaaaagaaacaaaagcattcATTTAAATATGAGGAGGGGCAGTTTAAGTataaaaaaattcctggaaGAGGCCTCTGTCCTTACTTCCAGAGAAGCTACAAGTCTGTTTTCTGCAGTTTATTTAGTTGAGTAGTTAAGAGAGAGTGTGAAGAATGAAGGCTTGAACAGTAGTCTCATGCTGTAAACATCTGAGTAGtagctgctggcttttcttTCAGATCTAAATGCATGGTACATACAATCACTTCTCATCCCAAATATGCATCATCAGTTGGTCAAAAAACATATAATTCTAATTCTAAGCtgttgtttgttggttttgttttgttttacagtgTTTATCAGTAGCTTCCAGTGTTAAAAGTTTATTCTGGTAGGATATCTTGCCATTCCACTTCCATCAATAGTCTCTAACAGGAGCAAGTTCTGGTAGGAGATTAACagttatatttttatacaatCTACTGACAATTATTTTAGGAGTATATACTAAATTGTTCAACCCATCAATATACTGACGTTCTCTGGAATACCTCAGAAGTTTGTACCTGCAGAAGGAGTTGGGAGAAGAGACATGAGAAAGATTTGCAAGAAACAATTCAGTTGATGTTAAACATGATACTGTGacagttatttaatttttaaatatacctTAAATTCTGAAACCACTTTTCAGGCCCTTGAAATTACCAAATAACCTACCTTATGTTTAAAAGCAAGCTTTTTAATACAGTTAAATTTTATGGTCACATATACAAGTTAACATGAAGACTAAATAACAGAGGAAGCATTCAATATGTAAACATTTTGTGGTCACAAACTAAGtagattttttaaagattattcAATTTCTTCATGTTCTTTTGCTATAAAACTCAACTAAGGAGTTCATGGAAGATTTAGGAATCTTAACGATTCTTCATTATACATTAAAATGTCTGAAATTATTTTCGTTTCACTCTTGAGACTCCTGCATTTGCAAACATCTAAATTTGAGGTTAAAGTTCCCCTCCCCCAGATTatccatatatatattttttttagtttcctATAACAGATTGACTAATCTCTACTGTACACGTCTATAATTTTATTCATAATTCAAAACTgtgaataaaagagaaaatatatgtTCCCAGAAAACAACATCCATTGATGACAGAATTGAGGAGTATTTCTAGTTACCTGAAAACACATATCATAAACCCTTTATTTTGTGCTTCACCTTCTAAATTTTATGTGTAGCTCATCTGCTGCATTCTGGTTTCTATTCcattccagggcagccagaacCTACTGGCCAGTTTAAGTGTTTTGTATGTTTgtagcaaaagaaaagaaccccaaaataaaaGATTTAAATCAATGTATGCAGGAAATGAGAAGATCTGTATCtcagaaaagaatgaaatatgAGGGAAGAAAGCAATCCTTGAGAAGTTTTAAAGTCAGTTTTCATGCAGGAGTCCTTTGCCCTAGCTGCACTGCTTCCTTTTGCAAAATACCCAAAATAGCTAACTAATGGAGCCCTGCCAGCACTAATGCCCAAACTATTATGGAACAACAATATTATGGATCAAAGGTTATGATGATAGTATCTTCTGACATGCAAATTTAGTCACTCTAATGgttaaacaaaaaatatctcAACAGCAAATATAACATgtttaagaaaatataaattttagcACCAAAGAGGAAATAACACTGATAAGAACTAACTGTTTATTCATATGAGTggatacaagaaaaaaaatctaaatcttTATCTGTAGTATTtgaatatttctctgtttttcttacCGTCCTAAAAACTGGACTTCACCTCTGTGATGATGAGGAATGGATTTGTACTTCCCTAAATCGCCTTCTGGTCTTGTTACATTATATCCAGCATATTGAACTCTGCAGTATAACACATGAACATTTGCAAAAGCATCTTCTTACAACTTGTCATACAAGGTAcagcaaaagtgaaaaatacacatcaaatattttaaagtaagtCTTTATGTTCACTGACATTCCCTTCCTAAAATAACTGCAACATTCCAAACCCAACAACTAAAAAAGCTGGTAAAACTAAgtgcaaaataataataataatttcatatttaatatttcttgctTGTTCCAGcataaaagcatgaaaatagCAAGAAAAAAGTATAAAAGCAAACTCATCCTTAAAAGATGagtttactctttttttttttttttaagatgacaAGCTCATCTTTATCTATAAACTCATGCAGACATTTTCAACAGTTCAGTTAGAACAGCTTAGACTCATTCACTGAGCAGTTGGTAATGCCATGAGCAGGGCTGTCTGTTGTCCAGTCTGGGACTATAAATATATTCACAAATTAACCTCTCTCTCAAACACTGCTCCTAAGATATGAAACTCATGCTTACACTACATGTCTGTGGGATGGTATTTCATAATGCTAGCAGTAAGAGTGATGCAATATGCTTAGTATGGTTAGCTGTTGTTATACCTTCTGTTACAAGACCTAGCTCTTAAAATCCTACTAGTTGTCCCCAGGCCAAGAAAAAAGAACATAATACTTACTCCTTCAAATGGTATATTCTGATATTTCTGAAGCAAACTCTGCAGAATTTGTCCATTTAAAACTAATTACAAAATTataacaagtgacagaacaaaaAGCACCTAATTGGTCTCAAAGAGTGGATGGTACAGAGAGACCTAAAGCACTCCAAGCTCACCTGTTCCAGAGATCATCATCTTCTCCACCCCATCCCCAAAAGGCATTTGGAAAACCATTGATCTTCTTGAACTGTTCCACTGTCAGGCCACTTACACCACCGAAGAACTCATTGTATGGAAGGCTGGAAACAAAAGACAAATTCTATGTTGTTAGTTGAATATTCATAGGCAGCCCTCTCTTTGAACAATACCTTTCCAAAAAAACAAGAGCCCCAAGCTAAGGACATGATCAGAGGCTGAATGTATTCACTAAAGGAAACTGATTCACAGATTGCCAGCATTGAGTAACATATATCAACCTGAACAAAAGGTTTGCAATACAGCGTCTTACTTGCATAAAAGGTGCTCCTAAATGTAGCTGCAAGTAGTACCACACATATGAAACAAAAGTATACCAAGTGTTTCAGATGGCTGATTTAGACCCACAGCTGAAGTGTTATGTGAAGACCTCAAACTATTTATCTTGACACTATTCAACTGAAAAAACCTCTCTAATCAACCAAAAAACTACAAATCAGTAATGCATCAATTAAATAACTTTAATTTATTACTATATTCTACAGAACTGTTAAAACTTGAGAGAAACAGTTTAACAGTACATATTAACAGTGAATGGCatgctgatttaaaaaaaaaaaaaattccagtttttATAAGATAAACTTTTGAATCAAATGGATCTACAGGCTTTCCTGTCAGTATGCAACAGCTTTTGCTAACACATATAATTAAGAAATAAGCAATTGACCAACATGAACAGCCTATCCATATAACATACTATGCCCCAGACAATGTAATTTCCAGTCCTCCAGACACTgtcaatataaaaaaaaattaaaacatttaagtATCTATATTTACTTCCATCAATATTAACTTGCATCCTTAACCCAGCAGCTGCTACAGTACAGTACACAACTTCATAAAACAGAAGTCTCTCAGGAGACCCTTCCAAATCTGGAACGAATCTTTAAGGAGTTAAGACCATCTACAAAAAGATTTCCCATTGCTTAGGACACAATTGCCACACTGAACAACTCCAGAATGcgaggggaaagaaaatagaaatagacAATCATGTAATTTCTGATCTCTGTGGAAACACAGGATTCAACCAAATCTTAATAGCACGTGGAGAATGTTGCAATTATATTTGCCTTTCAACATGTAACTGAAACAGCAGGTGTTTTAACCCCTCTCCTGTctctcaaaaaaccccacatacaTATCTCCAAAataaccaacaaaaaaccattgccaaacccaaaatgaaccaccaaccaaaaccaaaatgaacTGGAATATGACAGTTAATGGGACCTTTTgaggtttgtttatttttttattttataaatctggttttgtttatACAAAATTTATCGATTTTGTAAATACTTACCTTAGACATTATATAAATGCTTTAAGTGCTTTATAAGTACAAAGATGGATGAAATCTCTTATTTATTCATAGGtgctaatttatttatttttaaacacacatGAAATCTTTAAACATTTAACTGCTGATTGGTTGACAACCTGAAGTCCAGGCACAGAGCCATGGTTTCAAGGCATTGCTTTTCATCTGTTAATTGACCAGGTTGTCAAGTTGATTAATTTCACAAATAAAGTTCAGGACAGCAAACACTTACATGTAGCAAGCAATAAGCTACCGCTTTCTTTGAAGTGATTCCAAGAATGTCATGAGATAGAAGAGTGTTAAGAAGCAAGTGACACATCATTAATGTAAACTGACAGAAGAGAAAGAGGTAAGAAGACTGCAGGTCCCACTACATTCACCAAATATCAATAGAGACTGAGAGACAATATACAAAATGCTCTAGCAGTAAGAAATCTCTAGTTGAAAAAGCAGTAcgaaacagaaataaaagtgcacatttatcagaaaataaagactggcttttcttttgtaaaagcCAGCACAAGTGTTTATGTactcagaaaacatttctattaAGTTAGGTAAGATTTTCCTCCTTGACATACAAAGCCTTCTTTTTTTGAGATCAGCCTCACTGCAGCAAGCTCAACATTGAAAATCATAAATAATATCTTTTAATTAGTAACACATCAAAtgtagaaattaaattaaaatatttattaactaTTCATCTCTGTAAATAGCATAGTAGGAGGGTGCTTTGTTGTTTTCACCTACTACATATATATAGTGTCACaaaattaatacttttaaatatttctgagtaTTTAGGAAATAATGTGAATAAAACTATTTACTTACATGTACATGTACTTGTCCAGCTTTGCTGCAAAATGGCGTGGCATTTCTCCACATCCATAGtaatttctgtcattttcagGTAAGTGATCCACATCATGGAATATTATGCAGTCCCAGACAGCATCCTTCATAGCCTCTTTGAAGCCAACATTAAAGAGCATTGCACGATTAAAAGGTTGTGTACCTGTCTTCatacagaaaacaaaggagaCATTGTAAAAATAAGAGGAAACTGAAATTTCCATACTATGATAAAAACATActttaacacacacacacacataaaaaattGATAATGATGCCTCTTTTGACAGGCAGCTCATAGTGGGTTGGCTGCACCCAAGGATGGGGtttgccctcctggctgccagggcacacaTTGTGACTCCTGTGAGCCAGGAGTGAGCCTGGCCCCTGCTGCCAAACAGCACCCCCAGATCCCTTtgtgcagggctgctctccaagCACTTCTCTCCCAGTTTTACACTTGTGCCTGGCTTTACTCCATCCTAGGTGCAGAGGCAAACATTTTGACTTACTACATTTCATCCCATTAATCATTGCCCAGTGCTCCAATTTATCTAGAACCCTCTGCAAGGCATCCCATCCTTTAAAAGTCAAAGACAACCTCCCAGCTGGATATCATCAGGAACTTGCTGATGGTGCATTCGGTTCCTGCATCCACTGCATGTAAAGCCCTGGAACTAAGACCTGAGGAACGCTGCTTCTGACCTACTTTTTTGCCTTGAAAACTTACAACTACAATAGACTCTTAGAGGCCATCTCATTACCTACAAAATATCCGCCTATATTTGAAGAAAAGCATCATGTATCTGGCCACTGCTCTAGCTGAAGAATGGAAACAgacctttcctttttcctttaaaggaGTAGAAGAGTAGAGtaacaatttttaaattctggatTCATCCAAATCTTGCTAAGAATATCAAATCCCTTTCAGTAAGGAAACTTGAAAGTCACTTTTCAAGTACATGCTGTTACCTGTTCGACAACATAGAAGGCAAATTCCAGCCGCTGCTTCTGCAACATAGGTATCAGATGACGGAAAAAAATTGGGAGATGCTCGTGACGATTCCGAAAAGGAATAAGGATAGCcaccttcaggaaaaaaaacacaacctaTGCTAATAGGTTTAACCTAATGCTATTAACCTAACAAACCTAATGCTATTatatcagcattttaaaatttttattttttgatacaGATCATGTTTCCTGTGGCTTTTCaacttttacatttaaattgGCTCAGTGTTTTACATGTTGGCTCCCCCTAGGAAAGTGTGCTGAAAATTAGCtcaaataattaagaaaaaattgtgagtaaaatgtaaataagattttccttttatgtTCACTTACTTCTAGTTATACTTCAAGCAACAGACTCATAGGACAGATTTGCATCCATACGATGAAATGTTTAGTAACTACAGCTAATGAACCTTTAAAAGTTCTTGATGATCCATTTCAAATTTTTCTCCTAGATGAAGTTTCTTCTTGAGCACAGATGGCATACTATGAGTACTATAAGATGCTACATACGTAGCACCAAAGACTGAGTGCTTGCAATGGTAAATCATTCATATATaccaacaagaaaaaataaaacagaaaatcgGCATCTAACCTTCCACCGTGGCTTACAGTCATTTGGCTTCCAGTGTCCTCCAGGCTTAATGTCTAAATCTTTTGAAAACAGTCGCTGAATTTCATCAAAACTAATTTCACTCATATTAACATCAATAAGGCCTcctaaagagaggaaaaaaagacatatATTAATTTCAATTATGAAAATTGACCTAATGCTACAAGGAATATAATGGACAAATAGCATCAGAAATTTGTAGTTACACataggaaaagagaaacaatttaTACTATCCtcctaatatttaattattacaGAATgaagtttacaaaaacaaacatTCCTTCCATACAACCTATAAACATAATACTAATTTCAAAGGACACAGAACAAGCAAAGTAATTTGAATTCTGCATCTCTTATAGAAAATTTGGGTTGCCTTTCATTTCAAGTGCCACTGTTAACAATTCTACATCATCTGCAATACTGAACCTTTACTCAAATTCCGTGTGCCTTCCTGCTCCACTTCCACATTAAAGGAAAATCATCTCTACACTCAACAAATTTCCTCAATTTAGATTTTAGATGATATGTGTGGATTTCTCTCTCAGGGTTCCTgaggtcagggtgaccccaagagaGATCCAAAAGAGTCTTTGATTCCCTAGCCCAAACACAGTTAAATGAGGAGTCTTGGAATGCTTCCAAttgtgttttcaaggttgtttatttcttctcttatctataatattttctctctgacctgccCTGGTCTGCCTAGTACAGAAGCCATAGCAGTCTGGCCTCGAGCCTGGGCAGCTCCCACATTATAAACTCAAAACTACAGGTACCATGTTTACAGTTCCCATACCAATACCTAAGatctatgttggacagtgtgtctctaacttaaaccaacagaaaagtgtcactatcacagcaagacatggaggacaagaagaaggtcaggacacgcccaaatccctccatcttgtcccctgaACCCTTTATCttaaaaactccaaaattcTATTTCTTTCCACAGTGTATCAATTCACCTAttacactactcaaacccttgtgacttgtaattcctcgtacaaaactgttttcaacaggctaaaatcaaagccacaggtaTTTTTGactgcttgccagggtctctgagacCCCTGCTAGGGTCTCAAGACAGCCAAGCCAGACAGAGGGATGTCCTGTACTCTGACAGATATGCATATTTCATGTAGAGTCTTCATCCACTAATTCACCACTATTTGCTTCAAACCAATTCATAGCAGTGGGCTGGATTTGAGAATTACCATTGGTAGAACTAATGACCCCAATGGGAAAAGCATTTGTAAAAGAGTAACACTTGAGAAGTTATTGAATAAAGACTACAATatgatttgaaaaaaatcaagttagTACCTACtatgagaaaatattaaaatttgttGCCAGCTGAAAGTTGTCAGTCACTAGCTTATGCATAGTAAATAGCTCAAAACTGGAAATAATGATTCATAGTAAATACCTTCAAAAGCAATAGAAAGAAGCAAGGCAATATGGGGAGAAGACTAATGTAATACTCATTAACCAGAAGCTCATGTTTTTCTTCAGCAATTACTACACTCTAAATCATCACATAAAAATCTTGCAAGAACTTTCTGATGAACACcataaaatattcttcttgtTTTTGTCTACAAAGTTAAGTATCTTGGTGAGGGATGGTTTAAAGTCAGCCCAAAAATCACTCTCATTTTCTCTCATGTGTCCATATGCAAAAGATCCTATTTGTACCAAACAGATTACTTGTGTCACCAAATTGACTAGCtagtattttgaaaatactgaaattttttGGACGTACTAGTAATAATTACTGTTttcagaagaaggaagaagagataTTTCAGTTTGGGATATGATTAAATATAGTACTACTTACAAATGAAGAAGGTAacttttttaatgtaaaatcaTAGGTGAAAAATCATCAATAACAGTACACTGTGGAGCTATTTCAAGAGAAGATTTAAAGAAACccatatttatttgttttaggAATAAAAGAAACCTGGCAGTTGCTAAAAAACCTGCATGGATAGacactaataaaaataattatttaaaaataagtttagaTTACCATAATGGTTGTGTCTGAAACTCTTCAATCacccaaaaaataaatcttatgGAATATAGAATCAAGGTCAGTCAACAAAGGACTAGTATATAAACAtgtacaaaataaatttaaaaaaattaaaaactaaattttaaaaatcagttttaactACCAAGAGACAGAAAAGCAACAAGACCCTTTCAGTTCTAATACAGAatctaaaaggaaaataaagataaataaagGTCAATTACTCCACCAGAAAGGGACGGAAACAGCACATGATGTGATTCAGATACCTCAGTATTCTGAGAAAAGTTCAGATGTGATCAGATGATTAAAGAGttcaaattagaaaaaaacatcaaatgGTAGAACAGTATTTAGATAAAAGAGCTTCTAAATCCATGGGACACGATGAAATTCCATCCAGAGTGTTTCAAAAGAAGCTATAGCAAAACCTGAAGTATTGTAGTACCAAAAGCACACAGGAGATGAGTGAAtagaaatcagcatttttttccccctgtcactgctgggggaaaggagaaagcaTCCCTGTAAATAACATCTCTGTGCTTATTATTCACTAGTTCCATCAGTGTCTAGCAGCCTGCACAAAACATATTTATACAACCTCCAAAATAAGAAAGctgagaaagcaaaaaacatttagaagaagaaaatcacaaaaaaaaaattaaaaaatgagatAGATACAGAAACCAATAAcgtaaaattaatttaaaataataaaagatttGTTTgttactgaaggaaaaaatgaagcatGCACAACAAAACAAGCAATACCTGGCTATGCTACAGTAAGCAGAAAGACAGTTTTACAGTTTATAATAGATTGCACATTAATATGAGCCAATGCAATGTAATTgtacaaaaatagaaaatctcATCCTGGAATGTATTAACTGCTgctatgtgaaaaaaaaagataagttTTCCAAAACTAACTTGTTTTGTAACCAGGATTTAAGCCACTTATGATGCTttagaaagaaatcaaagaCAGTCTACAGTGCAAAAAATTCAAGAATGACAAGAGCTTTAGAAACCATGCAGTCTAGAAAGGTTGGGATTATCAGTTTATATACAAAGGAAAAGACAGACAAATTCCTGCACTGCTTCTACCTCAAAGAAGAGGTGTTTGCTTTGCAATTACAACAGCACTGCTCAACTGGTGGGTTATAACCTGTTATACTGAGTCACACAAAAAAGGCTATAGCTGTTCCTATTTAAGACCATATGTACTTGGGACCAAATATGATTTTACCATGCCCCTTTCATGATATAAATTTGACAAGGTGatgcaaagaagaaaagttgACTTCTATAATAACCTCAGACTAATTAGTATGTCAAAGTATACATGATTCCAGACTTTCTTTCCTGGCTATCTCACACTTCCTAcatttcattaaattaaaagatcttcagagatgttttattttgattataATTAGAAAgagagatgatgatttaaatGGCATACATAGAAATCAAAAAGGGAAACACATGTCCCTTTCTTGAAAAGCAACTTATCCAGTgcattattttctattaaaattattatttctctaTTAAATTAGACAGAACAGAAGAAGCACAGAACAAttgctaacaaaaaaaaatctccaaaaaaaaaaaaaaaaaagatggaaaaaggagagcagcaaCAAGGAGATCAAAAGAGAAATAACTGGTAGAATTACTTAGTTTTGAACTAATCTGATAGAATTCCAACTGCCATTGGAATTCCTTGAAAGTGAcattaaaaatactaatttatACGCATTTTTCAAACAGCAAAATCAACACACCTTGTTTCTCTGATTATCCAGATTTGGCATTTGTTGAACTTTTTATGTTTCCAAAAATAGCTAAATATTTTACTAttgaaataatttggttttatttgtttagaTGTTCAATAATATACGATTTTGAAAGGCAAACCCTATGTGTGGAGGGAAAGAGATTGAAACAAAGATATTATCACACCATGGGGCTAATTACCATCTGGCTTAAGATGGTTCTCTATATCATTTAGTTTCATAAGCAACAGCAACTGATCTATACTTTTGGCTCCATAtctgtatatttaaaatataaaacaaagcTTAGAATCTGACATTATTGGAAAGAAACACAGGAAACATGtactgtttctgttttcttcaacAGATAAAAACAGttgagattttaaaaagttataatGGAATATAGATTATCCTAATAAAATCCACtcattttctttgaagaaaaattgaTCAGAATTCAGTTCAGCTGCCAGCAACATTTTCTGGTATGATATGGATCTGAACTGCTGTATTAGATATTTAATTAATTGCTCATGCGGAATGACAGCCCACAGATTAAGTCAGGCATCTAAAAGACAAGTTAGAATTCTGCAATGCATCACAAATAACTTCAGAAACTATGTGAAATTTTATCTCTTACAAATCAGTAGTTaaattatttgatttaaaattagTAAAGTTGATTAGTAAAGAAACCAAAACTTCAGTAACACATTAGTTACAGGCAAACTTCTGCTAAGCATCATTATGCATTATCAGACTTACTTTATTCATTAATTTCTGTTATATACTTAGACTCCTtacaattatattttatattaaaataactctgttttgtttaaaatacaatttaatttaCTAGATAAACaataaaatcagtttaaaacTTACTCATGTAaggcagcttctctggacaaggCTGGTAAGGAGAGTAGGTGAAGTTCTCTGGAAGATACATTGTTGTTTGAGCAACATAGTCACTAGAATTGTTTCCTTCAGGATAATCTTAAAGAGAAGAATTGATTTTCATAAAAACCTATATTATCTACTGAAATTGTAACATATCATCATCATGCAGGTGAGAGCATTAATTTTTAGTTAACAAATTCCTAGCAGCAtgatttaaaaagcattttattgcGCTAGAggaataataattaaatataagtATCATTGTTACAGCTAATACAAATATTTCCTACTGAAGTAAACTGATAAATATTAACTATTTGACCTAGACTCCAATTTCAGAGAAGTAGGATTTGGGTCTAAGTTTTCATAATCAAGCTATGTCATTAACAAttggcttttttaaaattaaaaaaagtcttaaaaattaaataagaaatattcTTACCTGTGCCATTCAGTGTAGTATTTTTGTTAGTGTACAATCTTATCATGTGTCCTAttgtttttacattttctctcaACATTATACCACGAGCTTGCACCATAAATAGATATGTGTTTGCtgataaaacaaaaagcaattttgaatttgtattaaaataatgtatttccaAATTATTCTAACATACATCTACAATGTGTTCAATATTTTTTACTGTGTCTGAATCCATGGCAAGTGAACAGTAA belongs to Taeniopygia guttata chromosome 2, bTaeGut7.mat, whole genome shotgun sequence and includes:
- the B4GALT6 gene encoding beta-1,4-galactosyltransferase 6, producing the protein MPLLRKALRVSNRSMLAFIFFFSFSSSCLYFIYVAPGIANTYLFMVQARGIMLRENVKTIGHMIRLYTNKNTTLNGTDYPEGNNSSDYVAQTTMYLPENFTYSPYQPCPEKLPYMRGLIDVNMSEISFDEIQRLFSKDLDIKPGGHWKPNDCKPRWKVAILIPFRNRHEHLPIFFRHLIPMLQKQRLEFAFYVVEQTGTQPFNRAMLFNVGFKEAMKDAVWDCIIFHDVDHLPENDRNYYGCGEMPRHFAAKLDKYMYILPYNEFFGGVSGLTVEQFKKINGFPNAFWGWGGEDDDLWNRVQYAGYNVTRPEGDLGKYKSIPHHHRGEVQFLGRYKLLRYSRERQYIDGLNNLVYTPKIIVSRLYKNITVNLLPELAPVRDY